The following are from one region of the Deltaproteobacteria bacterium genome:
- a CDS encoding PD-(D/E)XK nuclease domain-containing protein, giving the protein SIPNDWYRNNPISNYEGYYASVFYSHLAALGLNIVAEDVSNLGRCDLSVTYKDKVYVFEFKVIDKDKPTGEAIKQLKTKDYAAKYRGKYADIFQIGIEFSKLKRLIAGWDCEK; this is encoded by the coding sequence CATCCATTCCAAATGACTGGTATCGAAACAATCCCATTTCTAACTATGAAGGCTATTATGCAAGTGTGTTTTATAGTCACTTGGCAGCGTTAGGGCTAAATATCGTGGCAGAGGATGTGTCAAATCTTGGAAGATGTGACCTTTCAGTGACTTATAAAGATAAGGTGTATGTTTTTGAATTTAAGGTAATAGATAAAGATAAGCCAACAGGTGAGGCAATTAAGCAGCTAAAGACCAAAGACTATGCCGCCAAATATAGGGGCAAATATGCTGATATCTTTCAGATAGGCATAGAATTTTCCAAGCTCAAGCGCCTGATAGCTGGGTGGGATTGTGAAAAGTAG